A DNA window from Brassica napus cultivar Da-Ae chromosome C1, Da-Ae, whole genome shotgun sequence contains the following coding sequences:
- the LOC106424009 gene encoding probable 6-phosphogluconolactonase 2 — protein sequence MAPAKKIVFKTKHELAVELAKYTANLSSKFCKERGIFTVVLSGGDLISWLWKLLEPPYADSIEWSKWYIFWVDERVCGWDDADSNYKLAYDGFLSKVPIPAENIYAIDKGLGAEGNAELAAERYEECLKEKVNKNIIRTYKSSGFPQFDLQLLGMGPDGHMASLFPGHDQINEKVKWVTFITDSPKPPPKRITFTLPVINCASYNVMAVCDKEQAHSVAAALTHTKDVPAGRLTADVEVVWFLDQAAASKLKGWCSVL from the exons ATGGCTCCGGCGAAGAAGATAGTATTCAAAACAAAGCATGAATTGGCGGTGGAGCTGGCCAAATACACAGCGAATCTCTCCTCGAAATTCTGCAAAGAAAGAGGAATTTTCACCGTTGTTCTCTCCGGCGGCGACCTCATCTCCTGGCTTTG GAAATTGTTGGAACCTCCTTATGCTGATTCAATTGAATGGTCTAAGTGGTACATTTTTTGGGTCGATGAGAGGGTTTGTGGTTGGGATGATGCCGATAGCAACTATAAACTCGCATACGACGGTTTTCTCTCCAAG GTTCCTATTCCGGCCGAGAACATCTATGCCATCGACAAAGGGCTCGGAGCTGAAGGCAATGCCGAGCTCGCAGCCGAACGGTATGAGGAATGCCTCAAAGAAAAGGTGAACAAAAACATAATCCGAACATACAAATCCTCGGGTTTCCCACAATTTGATCTCCAGCTTCTAGGAATGGGACCAGACGGTCACATGGCGTCTTTGTTCCCGGGACATGATCAAATCAATGAAAAAGTGAAATGGGTTACATTTATTACCGATTCACCTAAACCCCCACCAAAAAGGATCACTTTTACTCTACCGGTTATCAATTGTGCTTCATACAATGTTATGGCCGTATGTGATAAAGAACAAGCCCATTCGGTTGCGGCTGCTCTTACTCATACCAAAGATGTACCAGCTGGTAGACTAACCGCGGATGTTGAAGTGGTCTGGTTCCTTGACCAAGCAGCTGCGTCTAAACTCAAAGGCTGGTGCTCTGTCCTTTGA
- the LOC106355407 gene encoding uncharacterized protein LOC106355407 — MKQDEVEGDDYDVDKINSEKENREKLAKSQVVELVKTGDLFLNKTVLKARFELCAMKHNFHYTVTNSNKSVWCIRCADKVCFWGARAECLKGSTYFIIKKYVGVHSCAPSNKTSAGKTASAKTIGSLLMHKYEGIKEGPKAKDIVQIMRNDYGCEISDSLAWDSREYAVNAVRGIPEESYGKIPKYLHMLREANPGTHSSYKTDVDGRFRYLFIAFGQSIRGFNIVMRRVIVVDGTFLKSKFKGVLLVATAIDGNSNLYPIAFGIVDSENEQSWEWFMRQLKVVVADDNGLAFISDRQVSIAKGKGLAGLISKASKAYRVVDFKKTFAHVCNISPATGNYLMEADVKKWARCQFHGYRYDIRTNNPADSINSALRSPREFPVIPLLDSIREMLTRWFFKRKKLISKHTHRLTIDVEEKIDRRIGKGKTFRVYPVTDSQLLVKGDTIDCFVDLDKRTCSCGKYDLLKIPCRHAIKAGFFVGREPYTLTDFLYTTGPWREAYQESINPISVPEDGWSVPQVVENSEVLPPETRRSLGRNRKRRYETVEDKIRSSQGSQGGSVS; from the exons atgAAGCAAGACGAGGTTGAAGGAGATGATTATGATGTTGACAAGATCAattctgaaaaagaaaacagagaaaaattgGCAAAGAGTCAGGTGGTGGAATTGGTTAAGACGGGAGATCTTTTCCTCAACAAAACAGTTTTGAAAGCGAGGTTTGAGTTATGTGCAATGAAGCATAACTTTCACTACACAGTTACCAACTCCAATAAATCAGTTTGGTGTATTAGATGTGCTGATAAGGTGTGCTTTTGGGGTGCTCGAGCTGAGTGTTTGAAGGGCtccacatattttattattaagaagTATGTCGGTGTACATTCCTGTGCACCTTCAAACAAAACCAGTGCCGGAAAGACAGCTTCAGCGAAAACGATAGGCAGTCTGCTAATGCATAAATATGAAGGTATCAAGGAAGGGCCTAAAGCGAAAGATATTGTTCAGATTATGCGTAATGATTATGGATGTGAGATCTCTGATTCTTTAGCATGGGATTCCCGTGAATATGCAGTCAACGCTGTTAGAGGTATTCCAGAGGAAAGTTATGGGAAAATACCAAAATACTTGCACATGCTGCGAGAGGCCAATCCGGGTACACATTCCTCTTACAAGACTGACGTCGATGGTAGATTTCGATATCTGTTTATAGCGTTTGGTCAATCGATCAGAGGCTTTAACATAGTCATGAGGCGTGTCATTGTTGTCGATGGAACATTCTTGAAGAGTAAATTCAAAGGGGTGCTACTGGTTGCAACTGCTATAGAtggaaattcaaatttatatcctATTGCATTTGGGATAGTAGATTCTGAGAATGAACagtcttgggaatggtttatgaGACAGTTAAAAGTTGTTGTTGCTGATGATAATGGTTTGGCTTTTATTTCGGATAGACAAGTGTCAATAGCGAAG GGGAAGGGATTAGCTGGGTTGATTTCTAAGGCTTCAAAGGCTTATAGAGTGGTTGATTTCAAGAAGACGTTTGCTCATGTTTGCAATATCAGTCCAGCAACTGGAAATTATCTTATGGAAGCAGATGTCAAAAAGTGGGCTAGATGTCAATTTCATGGATACAGGTATGACATTAGGACAAACAATCCTGCAGATTCGATAAATTCTGCGTTGCGTTCGCCGAGAGAGTTTCCCGTAATTCCTTTGTTGGACAGTATTAGAGAAATGCTGACACGCTGGTTTTTTAAGCGTAAGAAGTTGATTTCAAAGCACACCCACCGTTTGACCATAGATGTGGAGGAAAAGATTGATAGGAGAATTGGAAAGGGGAAAACTTTCAGAGTTTACCCTGTAACCGATAGCCAGCTGCTTGTTAAAGGCGATACAATTGACTGCTTTGTTGATTTGGACAAACGGACTTGTTCTTGTGGGAAGTACGACCTCTTGAAAATCCCTTGTAGACACGCAATAAAAGCTGGTTTCTTTGTTGGTAGAGAACCATATACATTGACTGATTTTTTGTATACCACGGGACCTTGGAGAGAAGCTTATCAAGAAAGCATAAATCCTATTTCAGTTCCTGAAGATGGTTGGTCTGTCCCACAAGTTGTGGAAAATTCTGAAGTGCTACCGCCTGAGACAAGAAGATCTCTTGGAAGAAATAGAAAACGTAGATATGAAACTGTTGAAGACAAAATCCGATCATCACAAGGATCACAGGGGGGGTCAGTCTCGTAA